A window of Roseobacter fucihabitans genomic DNA:
TGCGTCGTTGATGACCCACTGGCGCAATTGTGTCGGCGCATCTGTGAAGCTCATCTGTATCGTCCCATATTCGGAGTTTTTAGGGTCCTGCGCCGTCACAATGGTCGCCGTGCCGTCATAGTCATGACCCGTCACCATCCGCGCCTGCTTCAAGTTGACCTGGCGTGCCAAAATAAGGGACAAAGGCGTTTTGCTCAGCGGATAGGTTTCGGGCGGTTGGTTCGATTTTTTGTCAATAATAACAACGGCGTTTGCGCTGGCGAGCACAAGCGCCTGTTCGGGGGGGTCATATTCAAAACGCATCTTTCCAGGGCGGCTGATGTAAAGCGTCCCACTGCTCGTCGTGCCGTCATCATTGACCTGCGTAAATCTGCTCTGCGCCGTTTTCAAGCCGTTGAAATAGTTTGATATTTCATCCAGAGAGAGTTTATCCGCCAGAGCCGGAAACGCGGAGAACGCCGCGCAGAAAACCGCCCAAACGGCCATACGAAGATGTTGCATCAAACACTCCCAAACAATCCTACCTTCGATATGTAAACACGGCAGGCTCGTTATACGATGCCACTGACGGAATTTTTACCGCTGCCCACCC
This region includes:
- a CDS encoding outer membrane lipoprotein carrier protein LolA, which encodes MQHLRMAVWAVFCAAFSAFPALADKLSLDEISNYFNGLKTAQSRFTQVNDDGTTSSGTLYISRPGKMRFEYDPPEQALVLASANAVVIIDKKSNQPPETYPLSKTPLSLILARQVNLKQARMVTGHDYDGTATIVTAQDPKNSEYGTIQMSFTDAPTQLRQWVINDANGGQTTVVLGAFETGMSLRNTLFDPGVALQHRDR